One window of the Haemorhous mexicanus isolate bHaeMex1 chromosome 15, bHaeMex1.pri, whole genome shotgun sequence genome contains the following:
- the MFAP3 gene encoding microfibril-associated glycoprotein 3 has protein sequence MKLSYCLLILTVSAGLSAGFTVENVAFNRTVAFRSFNASLHAVSQALISSPAHHDIIAKEGSSILIECKLNISQYEHIFWYNSRGHLLEQKDEDDRWRIADNSLNITKVSFADRGRYMCAGINHNETLYYTVTLRVIFTSGDMSIYYMIVCLVAFAITLILNITRLCMMSSHLRKTEKAINEFFRTEGAEKLQKAFEIAKRIPIITSAKTLELAKVTQFKTMEFARYIEELARSIPLPPLILNCRAFMEEIFEAVRVDDPDEVGKEEKQPPGCGAPAALFPGSAPIKRSHSPAGDSDDGSLSEQGQEIAVQVSIHPQCQGHGIDTVSHGSCHSVPAEEGTC, from the exons ATGAAGCTCAGCTATTGCCTGTTAATTTTGACTGTTAGTGCTGGTCTTTCAGCTGGATTCACAGTGGAAAATGTAGCTTTTAACAGGACAGTTGCTTTTAGGTCTTTCAATGCATCACTTCATGCAGTGTCTCAAGCTTTAATAAGTTCTCCAGCACACCATGATATCATAGCCAAAGAGGGGAGCAGTATTTTAATTGAATGTAAACTGAACATCAGCCAGTATGAACATATCTTTTGGTATAACTCCAGAGGACACCTGCTTGAACAGAAAGATGAAG ATGACCGGTGGAGGATTGCTGATAATTCCCTCAACATCACAAAGGTCAGCTTTGCCGACCGGGGCCGGTACATGTGTGCAGGCATTAATCATAACGAGACCTTGTACTACACAGTCACCCTGAGGGTTATCTTCACCTCAGGGGACATGAGCATCTACTACATGATTGTGTGCCTCGTTGCCTTTGCCATCACCCTCATTTTGAACATCACCCGCCTGTGCATGATGAGCAGCCACCTCCGCAAAACGGAGAAGGCCATCAACGAGTTCTTCCGCACAGAAGGGGCCGAGAAGCTGCAGAAGGCTTTCGAGATAGCCAAGCGCATCCCCATCATCACATCTGCCAAAACGCTCGAGCTGGCCAAAGTCACTCAGTTTAAGACCATGGAGTTTGCTCGGTACATCGAAGAGCTTGCCAGGAGCATTCCCCTCCCGCCTCTGATCCTTAACTGCAGGGCGTTCATGGAGGAGATCTTCGAGGCCGTGCGGGTGGACGACCCAGACGAGGTGGGCaaggaggagaagcagcccCCCGGCTGCGGGGCGCCGGCCGCGCTGTTCCCCGGCAGTGCGCCCATCAAGCGCAGCCATTCCCCGGCCGGCGACTCGGACGATGGCTCCCTGAGcgagcagggccaggagatcGCCGTGCAGGTGTCCATCCACCCCCAGTGCCAAGGGCACGGCATCGACACCGTGTCCCACGGCAGCTGCCACTCTGTGCCCGCTGAGGAAGGCACCTGCTGA